In the Bacteroidales bacterium genome, one interval contains:
- a CDS encoding lipoprotein signal peptidase, producing the protein MTLFKKSLLIVFLLLVIDQTIKIWIKSNMFLGEEIYIFGKWARIHFTENPGMAFGFIFGGDTGKLVLSIFRLIAITALIWYLYTIAKQKYSNIAVFSVALILTGAVGNILDSAFYGLIFSESGFRSGMEATFMPEGGGYTGFLYGHVVDMFYFPMFNGTYPAWIPRLGGQNFTFFSPVFNFADSMIFCGVVLIIIFRKKFIKTSKDL; encoded by the coding sequence ATGACTTTATTTAAAAAATCATTACTTATAGTTTTTTTATTATTAGTTATTGATCAGACCATTAAGATATGGATCAAATCAAATATGTTTCTCGGAGAGGAAATATATATATTTGGTAAATGGGCTCGTATTCATTTTACGGAAAATCCCGGAATGGCTTTTGGTTTTATTTTTGGCGGTGATACCGGAAAATTAGTTTTAAGTATTTTCAGATTAATTGCAATAACAGCACTTATATGGTATTTGTACACAATTGCAAAACAGAAATATTCTAATATAGCTGTTTTTAGCGTTGCTTTAATACTTACAGGAGCAGTCGGGAATATTTTAGACAGTGCATTTTACGGATTGATATTCAGCGAATCAGGTTTTAGATCCGGTATGGAAGCGACTTTTATGCCTGAGGGCGGAGGATATACCGGTTTTCTATATGGACATGTTGTTGACATGTTCTATTTCCCAATGTTTAACGGAACATATCCGGCATGGATTCCTCGTCTGGGTGGTCAGAATTTTACATTTTTCAGTCCGGTTTTTAATTTTGCAGATTCAATGATTTTTTGTGGTGTTGTTTTAATTATAATTTTCAGAAAGAAATTCATAAAAACAAGTAAGGACTTATAA
- a CDS encoding TraR/DksA C4-type zinc finger protein: MSEENKQKKSRYSDDELLEFKEIIEVKLERAKKDYQLLKSTLSHEDSNDIQDTSPTFKVLEEGANTLSREHTGRLAQRQLKFISHLEAALVRIENKTYGICRQTGSLISKERLKAVPHATLCIEAKINQ; this comes from the coding sequence ATGTCTGAAGAGAATAAACAAAAGAAATCGCGATATTCTGATGATGAATTATTAGAATTTAAAGAGATTATTGAAGTGAAGTTAGAAAGAGCAAAAAAAGATTATCAATTGCTTAAAAGTACATTATCACACGAAGACTCCAATGATATTCAGGATACTTCACCAACATTTAAAGTTTTAGAAGAAGGAGCAAACACCTTATCAAGAGAACATACAGGCAGACTTGCTCAAAGGCAACTGAAATTTATTTCTCATTTGGAAGCAGCATTAGTACGTATTGAAAATAAAACATACGGTATTTGCAGACAAACAGGAAGTTTGATTTCAAAAGAGAGACTTAAAGCAGTACCACATGCAACATTGTGTATTGAAGCCAAAATAAACCAATAA